One part of the Thermoanaerobacterium sp. CMT5567-10 genome encodes these proteins:
- a CDS encoding LysM peptidoglycan-binding domain-containing protein: MITLEFTYIVKSGDTLFSIAKKFNTSVESIISRNNIVNPSLIYPGQTLIIPVTGVYYTVMPGDTVYMIGQKFDVPYESIIYVNNILYPYTIYPGQMLFIPGANKLMQTEPETNQMYSTPPMTPIGEYNMPPSIPTTQHMPCPTYYVVQPGDTLWSISNRFGISLDEILRTNYFADPNMIYPGQTIIIPCPSKAVPMPPSPPVYEHPKEGRMVYVVKPGDTLYTIAMRFNTTVDAILRANPDIQNPSLIYPGQRIIIPVVKESENNDNPQAQSESKSEKGSEKTDENREEKASEDNDEKGKTIQ; the protein is encoded by the coding sequence ATGATTACTTTAGAGTTTACGTATATTGTAAAGTCAGGTGATACTCTATTTTCAATTGCTAAGAAATTTAATACTTCTGTCGAATCGATAATATCGAGAAACAATATTGTAAATCCATCCCTTATATACCCCGGTCAAACTCTCATAATACCTGTTACCGGAGTATACTATACAGTAATGCCAGGTGATACAGTTTATATGATAGGACAAAAGTTTGACGTTCCATATGAATCTATAATTTATGTAAATAACATACTATATCCCTATACAATATATCCCGGACAAATGCTATTCATACCTGGTGCTAATAAACTTATGCAAACTGAGCCAGAAACAAATCAAATGTACTCTACCCCACCGATGACTCCAATAGGAGAGTACAACATGCCGCCATCAATACCTACAACGCAACATATGCCTTGTCCAACCTATTATGTTGTACAGCCAGGAGATACTTTATGGAGTATATCAAATAGATTCGGCATTTCATTAGATGAGATATTAAGGACAAATTATTTTGCAGATCCTAATATGATCTACCCGGGTCAAACTATCATCATCCCATGTCCATCAAAGGCTGTACCTATGCCACCTTCACCACCTGTATATGAACATCCAAAGGAAGGCAGAATGGTATACGTAGTAAAACCCGGTGATACTCTTTATACAATCGCTATGAGATTCAATACAACTGTAGATGCTATCCTGAGGGCTAATCCTGATATCCAAAATCCTTCACTTATTTACCCGGGACAGAGAATAATAATACCTGTTGTAAAAGAATCTGAAAATAATGACAATCCTCAAGCACAGAGTGAAAGTAAATCAGAAAAAGGAAGTGAAAAAACAGATGAAAATAGAGAGGAAAAAGCCAGTGAAGATAACGATGAAAAAGGAAAGACCATCCAATAA